The genomic region CCTGGTTTGCGCTTGCGCAGGCGCAGCGGCGACAAGCAGAAGCGCAGTGGTGGCGAGCACGGAGGATGCCATCCTGAAAGACACAAAACGCATTCGTTTTCCCCAAAATTTTCGACAAGAACGCCGACAGGACAGGTTAAGAAAGAAGCAAGTTGCGCGCCAGTCTCTTGATGCGCTCTTGTGGACGCTTTGTCGCGGCGGCGCATGGACGATCATCGCGATTCCTCCAAGTTTCGCGCTGCCCGCGTCACCACGGCCTGCGGCACGTCATAGGCGCGAAGCGAGGCCCAATGCCGTTCGACATCGGCACGAAACAGGCCGCGCGTCAGGCCATTCACCAGCTTCGGCGCCGCGGTCGTCATCGCGTTGATCGACGATCCCGACGGACCGAAACTCATGGTGGAGGCGATGGCGAAGAGATGGATATTCGAGATCCACGGCGTATCGCCCGCGACACGCTCGGTGAAGGCATAATCGTCTGCGAGATAGGGAAAGCGACCGAGCCGCGCGCTGCGCTCGCTCTCCGGGGGCTGGTAGCGGTCGGCCCAGGTTGCGATATTGCCGGCAAATGCGCGCAACTCGCCACGGCCGGAAAAATCCATGTCGATGCCGGTGCCGCAGATGACGAAATCCGCAGGTATGGCGCCGCGCGGCGTCTGCAATTCCACACCACGATCGGTCTCGCGGGCCGCCTCGACCGGCGCGCCCTCGTGCAATGTGAAATTGGCGTGATTTGCGCAGCGATCGTAAGTTGCCTGCGGAAAGCCCTCGCGCATCTCGAGGATGGTGCGCATGAAGCGCCAGCGCCAGGCATCGTCGAGATCGCTGAAATGGCGCAGGAAGCCGCGGAAGGTCAGCCAGCGATAGGGCTGGATCAGCTGGATCTGCGCACGACGACACAGCAGGTGCACCTCCGCCGCGCCAGCCTCCAGCGCGGTTGCCGCATTGTCGAAGGCGGATGCGCCGGCGCCGATCACGGCGACGCGCTTGCCGCGAAGGTTTTCGAAGTCGATGTCGTCGGCGACGGTTGCGACCGAGCTCATGGGCAGATGGCTCAGCGGCTCGGGGATCATCCAGTTCCCCATCCCCTCCTGCCCCGTCGCAAGCACGATCTTG from Bradyrhizobium lupini harbors:
- a CDS encoding NAD(P)-binding domain-containing protein, yielding MSDALTELEANVRADLARIAHPGAAWLEPKTGPDGKPALDVLVIGAGQSGIAIGFGLLRSRVSNILLLDKAEEGKEGPWLAYARMPTLRSPKDYTGPDLDIPSLTYQSWHEARFGTESWQTLDLIPRCHWAEYLLWLRRTVGLPVRNGSELLEIRPARDGLLAARVKRGDGVETLHARKIVLATGQEGMGNWMIPEPLSHLPMSSVATVADDIDFENLRGKRVAVIGAGASAFDNAATALEAGAAEVHLLCRRAQIQLIQPYRWLTFRGFLRHFSDLDDAWRWRFMRTILEMREGFPQATYDRCANHANFTLHEGAPVEAARETDRGVELQTPRGAIPADFVICGTGIDMDFSGRGELRAFAGNIATWADRYQPPESERSARLGRFPYLADDYAFTERVAGDTPWISNIHLFAIASTMSFGPSGSSINAMTTAAPKLVNGLTRGLFRADVERHWASLRAYDVPQAVVTRAARNLEESR